One Prinia subflava isolate CZ2003 ecotype Zambia chromosome 8, Cam_Psub_1.2, whole genome shotgun sequence DNA window includes the following coding sequences:
- the WNT9B gene encoding protein Wnt-9b, with product MSFVTHLFSRFSPSSLTGKEALTHFPSLGGPGGPGPGKGHVKQCELLQLSRRQKRLCRREPGLAETLRDAIRLGILECQFQFRSERWNCSLEGRPSLLKRGFKETAFLYAVSSAALTHSLARACSAGRMERCTCDDSPGLENRKAWQWGVCGDNLKYSTKFLKKFLGQKRIGKDLRAKVDIHNTNVGIKAVKNGLKTTCKCHGVSGSCAVRTCWKQLSPFHEIGRLLKLRYDDAVKVFSTSNDAVGHSELAGPHRHGPPGRQPALPRPTDLVYVEDSPSFCRPSKYSLGTAGRTCSREGNCDSMCCGRGYNTQSRLVTFSCHCQVQWCCYVECQQCMQEEVVYSCKQ from the exons ATGTCTTTTGTAACTCACCTCTTCTCTCGCTTCTCTCCTTCCAGCCTGACTGGCAAAGAGGCCCTGACCCATTTCCCGTCGCTGGGCGGCCCGGGGGGCCCGGGCCCGGGCAAGGGCCACGTCAAGCAGTgcgagctgctgcagctgtccCGCAGGCAGAAGCGCCTGTGCCGCAGGGAGCCGGGGCTGGCCGAGACGCTGCGCGACGCCATCCGCCTGGGCATCCTCGAGTGCCAGTTCCAGTTCCGCAGCGAGCGCTGGAACTGCAGCCTGGAGGGCCGGCCCAGCCTGCTCAAGAGAG GTTTCAAGGAGACAGCCTTCCTGTACGCCGTGTCCTCGGCGGCGCTGACGCACTCGCTGGCGCGGGCGTGCAGCGCGGGGCGCATGGAGCGCTGCACCTGCGACGactccccagggctggagaaCCGCAAGGCCTGGCAGTGGGGCGTCTGTGGGGACAACCTCAAGTACAGCACCAAGTTCCTGAAAAAGTTCCTGGGGCAGAAGAGGATCGGCAAAGACCTGCGGGCTAAGGTGGACATCCACAACACCAACGTGGGCATCAAG gcGGTGAAGAACGGCCTCAAAACCACCTGCAAGTGCCACGGCGTGTCGGGCTCCTGCGCGGTGCGGACGTGCTGGAAGCAGCTCTCCCCCTTCCACGAGATCGGGCGGCTCCTCAAGCTGCGCTACGACGACGCCGTCAAGGTCTTCAGCACCAGCAACGACGCCGTGGGGCACTCGGAGCTGGCGGGGCCGCACAGGCACGGCCCCCCGGGCCGGCAGCCGGCCCTGCCGCGCCCCACGGACCTCGTGTACGTGGAGGACTCGCCCAGCTTCTGCCGGCCCAGCAAATACTCGCTGGGCACGGCGGGCAGGACCTGCTCCCGAGAGGGCAACTGCGACAGCATGTGCTGCGGCCGCGGCTACAACACCCAGAGCCGCCTGGTCACCTTCTCGTGCCACTGCCAGGTGCAGTGGTGCTGCTACGTGGAGTGCCAGCAGTGCATGCAGGAGGAGGTGGTCTACAGCTGCAAGCAGTAG